One genomic region from Lates calcarifer isolate ASB-BC8 linkage group LG10, TLL_Latcal_v3, whole genome shotgun sequence encodes:
- the rassf10a gene encoding LOW QUALITY PROTEIN: ras association domain-containing protein 10 (The sequence of the model RefSeq protein was modified relative to this genomic sequence to represent the inferred CDS: deleted 1 base in 1 codon; substituted 1 base at 1 genomic stop codon), translating to MEPEEGKLSVWVCREEKLVSGLTKRTTCADVVKVLLEDQNLRQGTSAAMLSGSPQSYCVVEKWRGFERILPNKTKILRLWSAWGDEQENVRFVLVKNEASLPNNGPRSAEARVVQSRESGGPGGVLKGTAKTCWTAAAAAANLSQEKQRRIVRKAFRKLDKMNKKKEQTVCKDKGSVEKMETLVHLVISQDHTIRQQIQRIKELDREIERYEAKVHFDRIKRHGVNYVQDTYMVDTSSEGPASSDCKRKAERQDARCTAEALAQFEEYTRRCEEVVRLQEELTEREALVESITGEIQEELNRRWMKRRREEKGTGAAKDTDSVAEEMCLAASAAPAVEPDVDSLSDNELSLEEERIKTQLDTSLYIGLRLKTDLDAIRGDLDLSLALWETKESELLDLLAKVETMEIEQVNNKVTDDGKGELGADERXDEPASSEKSSGWVEQARGLSKSCNTNDEDSDTGLSSMHSQDSDNPPVCESLV from the exons ATGGAACCAGAGGAGGGGAAGCTGTCGGTGTGGGTATGCCGGGAGGAGAAGTTGGTCTCGGGGCTGACAAAGCGAACCACCTGCGCCGACGTGGTCAAAGTTCTGCTGGAGGACCAGAACCTGCGGCAGGGCACCTCGGCCGCGATGCTGTCCGGCTCTCCTCAGTCCTACTGCGTGGTGGAGAAATGGAGGGGCTTCGAGAGGATTTTACCTAACAAGACTAAAATTCTCCGGCTGTGGAGCGCCTGGGGAGACGAGCAGGAGAATGTCCGCTTCGTCCTGGTGAAGAACGAGGCATCGCTGCCCAACAACGGGCCCCGTAGCGCCGAGGCCCGGGTGGTCCAGAGCCGGGAGAGCGGCGGTCCGGGCGGCGTGCTCAAGGGCACCGCTAAGACTTGCTGGACTGCCGCGGCCGCTGCCGCCAACCTGTCCCAAGAGAAACAGAGGCGCATAGTCAGGAAGGCATTCAGGAAGTTGGATAAgatgaacaaaaagaaagagcagaCTGTTTGTAAAGATAAGGGCTCCGTAGAGAAGATGGAGACACTGGTTCACCTGGTGATCTCCCAGGACCACACTATCCGCCAGCAGATCCAGAGGATCAAGGAACTGGACCGAGAGATCGAGCGCTACGAGGCCAAAGTGCACTTCGACCGCATCAAGAGACACGGAGTAAACTATGTGCAGGACACATACATGGTGGACACCTCATCGGAGGGTCCTGCTTCGTCGGACTGTAAGCGCAAAGCGGAGCGGCAAGACGCGCGTTGTACTGCGGAGGCGCTCGCGCAGTTTGAAGAGTACACGCGCCGGTGCGAGGAGGTGGTTCGACTGCAAGAGGAGCTGACGGAGCGCGAGGCGCTCGTTGAGAGTATCACAGGGGAGATCCAGGAGGAGCTCAACCGGCGGTGGATGAAACGGCGGCGCGAGGAGAAAGGAACGGGAGCTGCTAAGGACACAGACAGTGTCGCGGAGGAGATGTGCCTTGCAGCATCTGCCGCTCCAGCTGTAGAACCAGATGTTGACAGCCTGTCTGATAACGAGCTttcactggaggaggagaggatcaAAACCCAGCTGGACACCAGTCTGTACATTGGCCTGCGGCTGAAGACAGATCTGGATGCCATCAGGGGAGACTTGGACCTGAGTCTGGCGCTCTGGGAGACCAAGGAGAGTGAACTGCTGGACCTGTTGGCCAAAGTTGAGACCATGGAGATAGAGCAGGTGAACAACAAAGTGACTGATGATGGTAAGGGAGAGCTGGGTGCGGATGAGCGCTGAGAT GAGCCTGCATCATCAGAGAAAAGCAGCGGCTGGGTGGAGCAGGCAAGAGGTCTGTCAAAGTCCTGCAACACAAATGACGAGGACTCAGACACGGGCCTGAGCTCCATGCACAGCCAGGACTCTGACAACCCGCCTGTGTGCGAGTCACTGGTATAG